A portion of the Aquicoccus sp. G2-2 genome contains these proteins:
- a CDS encoding FCD domain-containing protein produces the protein MRDLISRTSLIVTMYQSNEQANCGPDEHAVIVAAIRAGDGAKAQKLMTHHLDHLEGQLDLEVSDEGPRDLKDILS, from the coding sequence CTGCGCGATCTGATCTCGCGCACGTCGCTCATCGTTACGATGTACCAAAGCAACGAGCAAGCGAACTGCGGCCCTGATGAACACGCCGTGATCGTCGCCGCGATCCGCGCCGGAGATGGAGCAAAGGCTCAGAAACTGATGACTCATCACTTAGATCATCTAGAAGGGCAGCTCGACCTCGAGGTATCTGACGAGGGACCGAGAGACCTCAAGGATATCCTGTCGTGA
- a CDS encoding GntR family transcriptional regulator, which translates to MTEQNVSTDSPQLAIHNRIWQSIVERKLKPGTRLKEEQLAEIFSVSRSRVRQALTSLERDGLVTLIPNRGAFVSEPSIDDARDIFFARRSIEASLVEQLCRIADETTVARLDAHVSEERAARARKDKQAQIRLSGSFHLLMGELAGSPISGTFCAI; encoded by the coding sequence ATGACCGAGCAGAATGTCTCGACCGACTCGCCGCAACTGGCGATCCATAACCGGATCTGGCAGTCGATTGTGGAGAGAAAGCTTAAGCCCGGGACTCGCCTAAAAGAAGAGCAGTTGGCCGAGATCTTTTCGGTCAGTCGGTCACGCGTGCGACAGGCTCTTACATCGCTTGAACGAGACGGCTTGGTCACGCTGATCCCTAACCGTGGCGCATTTGTCTCGGAGCCTTCGATTGACGATGCCCGAGATATCTTCTTCGCTCGACGTTCGATCGAGGCTAGCTTGGTTGAGCAACTTTGCCGGATTGCCGATGAGACGACCGTTGCCCGGCTGGACGCACATGTTTCGGAAGAGCGGGCTGCGCGAGCGCGCAAGGACAAGCAGGCGCAGATCCGGTTGTCAGGAAGCTTTCACCTGTTGATGGGGGAACTTGCCGGCTCCCCTATCTCTGGGACGTTCTGCGCGATCTGA
- a CDS encoding ABC transporter substrate-binding protein, which produces MLRQMMMTAALAALVGSAATAETIRYATARDIYGLDPDAVSDSFTNIFTQHIYEPLVRYNAQMEVEPALATSWEVISPTQVRYHLREGVKFQQGQDFDAEDVKVSLLRAIDPHSPLRGNLPDLKDVKVIDAHTVDLILDGPSPILNNYLTNISIMDSGWLAEHNATKPIDAGRGEEAYTTNHANGTGPFVLESRRPDAKNVLVQNKGWWDKPQHNITKIIHTPIASDATRVAALLSGEVDLIEPAPLQDAKRIEAAPGAHMLENPGLRTIMMGFNQGPKLVDGDVDGNPLRDMRVRQAIYQAIDMDLIRDRIMRGKSRVSGSLIASEVNGFAPEMNKRLPFDPKNAEKLLAEAGYAKGFSFNLNCPNDRYVNDADICQAMAAMLAKVGLRPHLVTEPRQIHFQKVDTHQVDMYMLGWATLPMLDGFSVLSAMLATPEGAYGTYTPQGYSNPKLDALTKAVAEEMDPDKRRDMMVQAFMLEKKDIAWLPLHQQPLSWAANNKVDIPQAADGLVRLWYAHVKP; this is translated from the coding sequence ATGCTTCGCCAAATGATGATGACAGCTGCACTAGCGGCACTTGTAGGATCGGCCGCCACAGCTGAAACGATCAGATACGCCACGGCCCGCGACATCTATGGTCTCGATCCGGATGCGGTCTCTGACAGCTTCACCAACATCTTCACCCAGCACATCTATGAGCCGCTGGTGCGCTATAACGCGCAGATGGAAGTGGAACCGGCGCTGGCCACAAGCTGGGAGGTGATTTCCCCGACCCAGGTTCGGTATCACCTGCGTGAGGGCGTGAAGTTCCAGCAGGGGCAGGATTTCGACGCAGAGGACGTGAAGGTCTCGCTACTGCGTGCGATCGATCCACATTCGCCGCTGCGTGGCAACCTACCGGACCTGAAGGATGTCAAGGTCATTGACGCACACACGGTCGATCTGATCCTCGACGGCCCCTCTCCAATCCTGAACAATTACCTGACTAACATCAGCATCATGGATTCGGGGTGGCTTGCCGAACACAACGCGACCAAACCGATCGATGCGGGCCGCGGCGAAGAGGCCTACACCACCAATCATGCCAACGGAACCGGGCCCTTCGTGCTCGAAAGCCGTCGCCCCGACGCGAAGAACGTGCTGGTGCAAAACAAGGGCTGGTGGGACAAGCCGCAGCACAACATCACGAAGATCATCCATACCCCAATCGCGTCCGATGCGACACGAGTTGCGGCACTGCTGTCAGGCGAAGTCGATCTGATCGAACCGGCGCCCCTTCAGGACGCCAAGAGGATCGAGGCGGCACCGGGTGCGCATATGCTGGAAAACCCGGGCCTGCGCACCATCATGATGGGCTTCAATCAGGGACCTAAGCTTGTCGACGGTGATGTCGACGGCAACCCGCTTCGTGACATGCGAGTTCGACAGGCGATCTATCAGGCCATCGACATGGATCTGATCCGTGACCGGATAATGCGTGGCAAATCGCGCGTCAGCGGGTCGCTGATTGCATCCGAGGTTAATGGCTTCGCCCCCGAGATGAACAAGCGGCTTCCTTTTGATCCGAAAAATGCGGAGAAGTTGCTGGCCGAAGCAGGCTATGCCAAGGGCTTCTCGTTCAATCTCAACTGCCCGAACGACCGCTACGTCAATGACGCTGATATTTGTCAGGCCATGGCGGCGATGCTGGCAAAGGTCGGGCTGAGGCCGCATCTGGTGACCGAGCCACGGCAAATCCACTTCCAGAAAGTGGATACGCACCAGGTCGACATGTACATGCTGGGCTGGGCGACGCTGCCGATGCTCGATGGTTTCTCGGTGCTGTCGGCGATGCTTGCGACTCCAGAGGGTGCCTATGGCACATACACCCCGCAGGGCTATTCCAATCCTAAGCTTGACGCCCTGACCAAGGCCGTCGCGGAAGAGATGGATCCGGACAAGCGCCGCGATATGATGGTGCAGGCGTTCATGCTGGAGAAAAAGGACATCGCTTGGCTGCCACTTCATCAGCAGCCCCTTTCTTGGGCAGCAAACAATAAGGTCGATATTCCTCAGGCTGCCGATGGCCTCGTCCGGCTCTGGTACGCGCACGTCAAGCCGTGA
- a CDS encoding ABC transporter permease, giving the protein MLGFLVRRIIQSIFVMLAVALIAFMMFRFMGDPVNSMVTENATTAQRDEVRARLGLDQPIWVQYARFVGRAAQGDFGMSWRNGRPVASLFSERFPATAELVLVAAALSLLLGVPLGIFTALKPRSLSAQTLQMVSLIGISLPTFVTGILLILVFSVWLGWLPSFGRGDVVDIGWWSTGFLTVSGLKALVLPSVMLCLFQLTLIMRLVRAEMLEVLRTDYIKFARARGLSERAIHFHHALRNTLIPVITIFGLQLGGLIAFAIVTETVFQWPGMGSLFIQAVSFGDVPVMAAYLVLVSLIFVVINTSVDLLYAVLDPRLRVQDARSAH; this is encoded by the coding sequence ATGCTTGGTTTTCTCGTCCGCAGGATTATCCAGTCAATTTTCGTGATGCTGGCTGTAGCGCTGATTGCCTTCATGATGTTCCGCTTCATGGGCGATCCGGTTAACTCCATGGTTACGGAGAACGCGACCACGGCTCAACGCGACGAGGTGCGAGCGCGTCTCGGTCTCGACCAGCCAATTTGGGTACAGTACGCGCGCTTCGTTGGTCGTGCCGCGCAAGGTGATTTTGGAATGTCTTGGCGCAACGGCCGGCCCGTGGCGTCGCTGTTTTCCGAGCGCTTTCCGGCGACTGCCGAACTGGTCCTGGTAGCGGCGGCGCTATCACTTCTTCTGGGTGTGCCGCTGGGTATATTTACGGCTCTCAAACCGAGAAGCCTGTCTGCTCAGACCCTGCAGATGGTGTCCCTCATAGGGATTTCCCTGCCCACCTTCGTAACCGGTATCCTTCTGATCCTCGTCTTTTCTGTATGGCTTGGCTGGCTGCCATCCTTCGGACGTGGTGACGTGGTCGACATTGGCTGGTGGTCTACCGGCTTCTTGACTGTGTCCGGGTTGAAGGCGTTGGTGCTGCCGTCCGTGATGCTTTGTCTTTTCCAGCTTACCTTGATCATGCGACTGGTCCGGGCGGAGATGCTTGAGGTGTTGCGCACTGACTATATCAAGTTCGCTCGTGCCCGCGGCCTGTCCGAGCGCGCAATTCATTTCCACCATGCCCTGCGCAACACCCTGATACCGGTAATCACGATTTTCGGGCTGCAACTCGGCGGCCTCATAGCCTTCGCCATCGTCACCGAGACCGTATTCCAATGGCCGGGAATGGGCTCTCTGTTCATTCAGGCCGTAAGCTTCGGCGACGTTCCGGTGATGGCAGCGTACCTTGTGCTGGTCAGTTTGATCTTCGTCGTAATCAACACCAGTGTCGACCTTCTTTATGCCGTGCTGGACCCGCGCCTGCGGGTTCAGGATGCGCGGTCGGCACATTGA
- a CDS encoding ABC transporter permease: MTSLVTLERAWNSDLAWSFRQSRIARISAIVLLLLFAAAIFAPYLATQNPYDISQLSLMDSELPPAWADGGSIHYLLGTDNQARDVYSSILYGLRLSLIVGFASVVLGAVVGVSLGLIGGYLGGIVDAAIMRFADVLLSFPAILVALLVNGIARGILPRDQQDAAAMWVLILAIGLTNWVQYARTVRSSTLVERNKEYVQAARINGVSGRGIMLHHILPNVLGPVLVIATINLGMAVLTEATLSFLGVGMPATQPSLGTLIRIGNEYLFSGVWWVVIFPSVVLVLLVLATNLMGDWLRDALNPKLR, translated from the coding sequence ATGACATCCCTCGTCACTCTTGAGCGCGCCTGGAACAGCGATCTGGCATGGAGCTTTCGCCAGTCCCGAATTGCACGGATCTCGGCAATCGTGCTGTTGCTTCTCTTCGCGGCGGCCATCTTCGCGCCTTACCTTGCAACGCAAAACCCCTACGACATCTCGCAACTGAGCCTCATGGATAGCGAACTGCCCCCGGCCTGGGCCGACGGCGGCAGCATTCACTACCTTCTCGGAACCGATAACCAGGCACGCGACGTCTATTCCTCGATCCTTTACGGGCTGCGCCTTTCTTTGATCGTAGGCTTCGCGTCGGTCGTATTGGGTGCAGTGGTCGGCGTCTCGTTAGGTCTTATCGGCGGTTACCTCGGAGGCATCGTCGATGCTGCGATCATGCGTTTCGCGGATGTGCTGCTAAGTTTCCCGGCGATCCTCGTGGCGCTCTTGGTCAACGGCATCGCGCGGGGGATCCTCCCGCGCGACCAGCAGGACGCCGCCGCGATGTGGGTACTGATCCTCGCGATCGGCCTGACCAACTGGGTGCAATACGCCCGAACTGTCCGAAGTTCGACGCTTGTCGAACGCAACAAGGAATACGTTCAGGCCGCACGCATCAATGGCGTTTCAGGGCGCGGGATCATGTTGCATCACATCCTGCCGAATGTGCTCGGCCCTGTTCTTGTAATCGCGACCATCAATCTTGGCATGGCGGTGTTGACCGAGGCGACATTGTCCTTCCTCGGTGTGGGTATGCCCGCTACCCAGCCGTCACTCGGCACGCTGATCAGGATCGGGAACGAGTATCTGTTCTCGGGGGTCTGGTGGGTCGTGATCTTCCCGTCAGTCGTTCTTGTTCTGCTCGTCCTTGCCACGAATTTGATGGGCGACTGGCTACGCGACGCCCTGAACCCAAAGCTGAGGTAG
- a CDS encoding dipeptide/oligopeptide/nickel ABC transporter ATP-binding protein: protein MTEGAFLEVSGLKKTFDISKPLINRLIERSGRQFVQAVDGVHFAIPRGATLSLVGESGCGKSTVAKMLMGLVRPSAGSIRFDGTELAGQPAGRRAPARRRMQMIFQDPFASLNPRWRVARIIGEPMQSYGTHPEAAARRREVDRLLEFVGLAASDGDKFPHEFSGGQRQRISIARAVSTKPEFLVCDEPTSALDVSVQAQILNLMRSLQKELGLTYLFISHDLAVVNYISDWIGVMYLGRLVELAPAQEIFETPATPIPSYCWKPSRTCR, encoded by the coding sequence ATGACCGAAGGTGCGTTTCTCGAAGTGTCCGGCCTGAAGAAGACCTTCGACATTTCTAAGCCTCTGATTAACCGCTTGATCGAACGTAGCGGGCGTCAGTTTGTTCAAGCCGTCGATGGCGTCCACTTCGCGATCCCGCGAGGTGCCACGCTCAGCCTTGTAGGCGAATCCGGCTGCGGAAAGTCGACAGTCGCCAAAATGCTGATGGGGCTGGTGCGGCCAAGCGCGGGCAGCATCCGCTTCGACGGCACTGAGCTTGCAGGTCAGCCCGCGGGGCGGCGCGCTCCGGCGCGGCGGCGCATGCAGATGATCTTTCAGGACCCTTTCGCCAGTCTTAATCCACGTTGGCGCGTTGCACGGATCATCGGCGAGCCGATGCAATCCTATGGCACCCATCCTGAGGCCGCCGCGCGCCGGCGAGAGGTCGACCGGCTGCTGGAATTTGTAGGTCTTGCCGCCTCTGACGGCGACAAGTTCCCGCATGAATTTTCTGGCGGCCAGCGGCAGCGTATTTCAATCGCGCGTGCAGTCTCTACCAAGCCCGAGTTCCTGGTCTGCGACGAGCCCACCTCGGCGCTTGACGTCTCGGTGCAGGCTCAGATCCTCAACCTGATGCGTTCGCTTCAGAAAGAGTTGGGGCTGACCTACCTGTTCATCAGCCATGATCTGGCCGTGGTGAACTATATTTCGGACTGGATCGGGGTGATGTATCTCGGTCGGTTGGTTGAGCTTGCTCCTGCGCAGGAGATATTCGAAACCCCCGCCACCCCTATACCAAGCTATTGCTGGAAACCGTCCCGGACGTGTCGATGA
- a CDS encoding oligopeptide/dipeptide ABC transporter ATP-binding protein → MKNRDIDRPAGEVPNPITPPSGCHFHPRCPLADSRCQTEAPDFTALGAARVRCHAVGADGPLNNPLREVV, encoded by the coding sequence ATGAAGAACCGCGACATCGACCGCCCCGCCGGTGAGGTGCCCAACCCAATCACGCCACCCTCGGGGTGCCACTTCCATCCGCGCTGCCCACTGGCAGACTCTCGTTGCCAAACCGAGGCACCGGATTTCACAGCGTTGGGCGCAGCGCGTGTCCGCTGCCACGCCGTGGGCGCGGATGGTCCCCTGAATAATCCGCTCAGAGAGGTTGTCTGA
- a CDS encoding flavin reductase family protein, with protein sequence MQFDFTGLPPEDRYRLLTNFVGPRPIALVTTRSTAGHDNAAPMSFFNVFSHEPPLVIIGFSARGDGSEKDTLVNIRSVGEFCVNMVDLSLSEQMILCGVNFAAEVDELDFAGLPAAPCRQINTARVATTPCAMECRLERIIDYPHRAIVIGEVVEMHVRNDCLDENGRYVDPSVYQPIARLHADSYIVSDRQFELKKPSALTEQEVGKAITATPTEAR encoded by the coding sequence ATGCAATTCGATTTCACCGGGCTTCCGCCTGAGGACCGCTACCGCCTGCTGACCAATTTCGTGGGCCCAAGACCAATTGCGCTGGTCACTACCAGATCAACGGCGGGCCATGACAACGCCGCGCCAATGAGCTTCTTCAATGTCTTCTCGCATGAACCGCCGTTGGTGATTATCGGTTTCAGCGCACGCGGGGACGGCAGCGAAAAGGATACGCTCGTAAATATCCGAAGCGTTGGCGAATTCTGCGTCAACATGGTCGACCTTTCGCTGTCCGAGCAGATGATCCTTTGCGGAGTGAACTTCGCCGCCGAGGTGGATGAGCTTGATTTCGCGGGCCTTCCTGCGGCACCTTGCCGACAAATCAACACGGCTCGTGTCGCCACAACCCCCTGCGCGATGGAATGCCGGCTCGAACGGATCATCGACTACCCACACCGCGCCATCGTGATCGGAGAGGTTGTCGAGATGCATGTTCGCAACGACTGCCTCGACGAGAACGGCAGGTATGTCGACCCTTCCGTCTACCAGCCTATCGCGCGTCTACATGCCGATAGTTACATCGTCAGCGATCGCCAGTTCGAACTGAAGAAACCTTCCGCCCTGACCGAGCAAGAAGTTGGAAAAGCGATCACTGCCACACCGACGGAGGCACGCTGA
- a CDS encoding aspartate/glutamate racemase family protein, translated as MRLHIINPNSSAAMTAQITRVARSCALHGTILDIGNPATTPVSIEGHADEALSVPAMLAAIARADADGADAHVVACFDDPGIGAAREVSPNPVIGLCEASVRVALTLSKRFSVVTTLPRSVPLIEDLVEHYGASRQCRDVRAINLPVLEIERNAGEALGRLATEIRACRENGAEAVVLGCAGMADLCARLTEQTGVLVIDGVVSAVKLAEALAGTGYRTSKSGAYAAPYQKAGGFAQEVA; from the coding sequence ATGCGGCTCCATATCATCAATCCGAATTCCAGCGCCGCGATGACTGCCCAGATAACACGCGTGGCACGGTCCTGTGCCTTGCATGGCACTATCCTCGACATCGGAAATCCCGCAACGACCCCGGTTTCGATAGAAGGCCATGCTGACGAGGCGCTGTCGGTGCCCGCCATGCTTGCGGCAATTGCGCGAGCCGATGCGGACGGCGCCGACGCCCATGTCGTAGCCTGTTTTGATGATCCCGGGATCGGCGCGGCACGCGAAGTGTCGCCCAATCCCGTGATCGGCCTTTGCGAAGCCTCAGTGCGCGTTGCCCTCACCTTGTCGAAGCGCTTCTCGGTGGTAACCACCCTGCCCAGATCCGTTCCTCTCATCGAGGACCTGGTCGAGCATTACGGTGCCAGCCGACAATGCCGGGACGTTCGCGCGATCAACCTTCCGGTTCTCGAAATAGAGCGCAATGCCGGAGAGGCCCTCGGACGGCTTGCCACCGAGATCCGGGCGTGCCGCGAAAACGGAGCGGAGGCCGTGGTGCTGGGCTGCGCAGGTATGGCCGATCTCTGCGCGCGCCTGACCGAACAAACGGGTGTGCTCGTGATCGACGGGGTCGTCTCTGCTGTCAAGCTGGCAGAGGCCTTGGCCGGCACTGGATATCGCACATCGAAATCCGGCGCCTACGCGGCGCCATATCAAAAAGCGGGCGGCTTTGCCCAGGAGGTAGCCTGA
- a CDS encoding amidohydrolase family protein codes for MNLYLRNVRPMGGPLTDIVIRDGRIDAIGAEREPDGVPVEDGCGAIAIPGLVEGHTHLDKTVMGMGWYRNTVGAGLQAMIDNERRVRTELKHDPFRQSMRHALALVGAGTTHIRSHVDIDTEHGLTILEGVLETREMLKDDIEIEIVAFPQSGLLVRPGTDVLLDQALCAGADLVGGLDPCGIDRDPKGHLDTIFGLAERHGKGIDIHLHEQGALGAFSMELILERVRALGMKGKVAISHAFCLGMPDWQRTEALLGALADQDIAILTTGAPSSDVPSVKRVLGAGLRMGAGCDGVRDTWNPWNRADMLDRIRIIAQKNNLRSDADIEEALKLATTSGAAVLGVEDYGLAPGCRADLTLLTGETLAEAVVVGAPPLLTVKVGRIVGRNGVSVRTAP; via the coding sequence ATGAATCTGTATCTACGCAACGTGCGGCCGATGGGGGGTCCTCTGACCGATATCGTCATTCGCGACGGGCGTATCGACGCTATCGGTGCGGAACGTGAACCCGATGGTGTTCCCGTTGAAGATGGGTGCGGTGCGATTGCCATTCCCGGGCTGGTCGAAGGCCATACGCATCTCGATAAGACTGTTATGGGCATGGGCTGGTATCGCAACACCGTCGGGGCCGGCCTGCAAGCGATGATAGATAACGAACGCCGCGTCCGTACCGAGTTGAAGCATGACCCCTTCCGTCAATCGATGCGCCATGCTCTTGCGCTGGTAGGTGCAGGAACCACTCATATCCGAAGCCATGTCGACATCGATACGGAACATGGTCTGACCATACTGGAAGGGGTGCTTGAAACCCGCGAGATGCTGAAGGATGACATCGAGATCGAGATCGTCGCTTTCCCACAATCGGGACTTCTGGTGCGACCCGGCACCGATGTTCTACTTGACCAAGCCCTCTGCGCCGGGGCCGATCTGGTCGGTGGCCTCGATCCCTGCGGTATCGACCGAGATCCCAAAGGGCATCTCGACACGATATTTGGCCTGGCCGAACGCCACGGCAAGGGAATTGATATCCACCTGCACGAGCAGGGAGCGCTTGGCGCATTCTCGATGGAGCTTATCCTCGAACGCGTCAGGGCACTCGGTATGAAGGGCAAAGTCGCGATCAGCCACGCCTTTTGCCTGGGCATGCCGGACTGGCAACGGACCGAGGCCCTTCTGGGGGCGCTGGCGGATCAGGATATCGCGATTCTGACTACCGGTGCGCCGTCCAGCGATGTTCCATCGGTAAAGCGGGTGCTTGGCGCCGGGCTGCGCATGGGGGCCGGATGCGATGGCGTGCGGGATACCTGGAACCCCTGGAACCGCGCCGACATGCTCGACCGCATTCGGATCATTGCACAGAAGAACAATCTGCGCTCGGATGCCGACATCGAAGAGGCTCTGAAGTTGGCGACGACCTCAGGAGCTGCGGTGCTGGGCGTTGAAGATTACGGGCTGGCACCGGGATGCCGCGCAGATCTGACGTTGTTGACGGGCGAAACGCTGGCTGAAGCTGTCGTCGTCGGTGCGCCACCCCTGTTGACCGTCAAGGTAGGGCGCATCGTTGGACGCAATGGCGTTTCCGTGCGCACGGCCCCATGA
- a CDS encoding chlorohydrolase family protein, with product MTRLADLRLGERPTGPTALSARWIVGYRDGAHHLIENGEIVFDEGKIRYLGHRFDGEVARRIELGTVLISPGFIDLDALSDLDTTLLGVDCGPAWAKGRVWPDSYVARGPYEMYTPEELAFQKRFAFGQLLLNGITSALPIASLFYRAWGETVAEFDAAAEAAGALGLRVWLGPAYRSGGMVCTAPGRLEPRFDEARGLAGLNEALAYIERQAGSHGGLVQGMLAPDRVETCTETLLRRTMDAAEANDLPVRLHMAQGEMECRAVKQLHGSTAPVWLDRLGLLSRRLIAPHAVEATEVDLQLYAEHGVTVAHCPLVFARSGKALRSLAKLRRLGVAVGMGTDTAPPDMVLNMAVGVIAARLMGDDIEATAPQHLFDAATLGGASALGRDDLGRLAQGAAADISIFDLADAAFAPAIDPVRTLVLGATGRVTKAVFVDGRLSMRDGQVAGIDMEAARASAQSQFDRLIKRYPERTWGHPRWKRSFPRAIRCGHAAETLQSLNGVVGTGLSNGRPYCKDRSLEEFPVFSLT from the coding sequence ATGACACGGCTCGCGGATCTGAGGCTCGGGGAAAGGCCGACGGGGCCCACTGCCCTCTCAGCGCGCTGGATCGTCGGTTACCGGGACGGGGCCCACCACCTGATCGAGAACGGAGAGATCGTGTTCGATGAGGGGAAGATTCGTTATCTAGGTCACCGATTCGATGGCGAGGTTGCGCGGCGTATCGAACTGGGCACGGTCCTGATCTCGCCCGGCTTCATTGATCTCGACGCGCTCTCGGATCTGGACACCACGCTCTTGGGCGTTGATTGCGGCCCTGCTTGGGCGAAAGGCCGGGTCTGGCCGGACAGCTACGTCGCCCGTGGCCCCTATGAGATGTACACGCCAGAGGAACTCGCCTTTCAGAAGCGCTTTGCATTCGGGCAATTGCTTCTGAACGGGATCACTTCGGCGCTGCCCATCGCCTCGCTCTTCTATCGCGCGTGGGGTGAAACAGTAGCGGAATTCGATGCGGCAGCAGAGGCTGCCGGCGCGCTCGGTCTTAGGGTTTGGCTTGGGCCTGCCTATCGCTCGGGTGGCATGGTGTGCACTGCGCCCGGAAGGCTTGAACCTCGCTTCGACGAGGCGCGAGGTCTCGCAGGATTGAATGAGGCGCTGGCCTATATAGAACGACAGGCAGGCAGCCATGGTGGCCTCGTACAGGGGATGCTGGCGCCTGATCGTGTCGAAACCTGCACCGAGACCCTTCTGCGCAGAACCATGGACGCGGCAGAAGCCAATGATCTCCCTGTACGACTGCACATGGCACAGGGCGAAATGGAGTGCCGTGCGGTCAAGCAGTTGCACGGTTCCACGGCGCCAGTCTGGCTGGATCGGCTGGGCCTTCTTTCACGGCGGCTGATCGCACCCCATGCAGTTGAGGCAACGGAGGTCGACCTGCAACTCTACGCCGAACACGGTGTAACCGTGGCGCATTGTCCTTTGGTCTTTGCGCGAAGCGGCAAGGCGTTGCGTTCTCTAGCGAAATTGCGGCGGCTCGGGGTAGCGGTCGGAATGGGTACCGATACTGCTCCTCCGGACATGGTACTGAACATGGCGGTTGGCGTAATTGCGGCGCGCCTGATGGGCGACGACATCGAAGCGACGGCACCACAACACCTTTTCGATGCAGCAACGCTGGGCGGCGCTTCAGCACTGGGGCGCGACGATCTTGGGCGACTGGCACAAGGCGCCGCCGCCGATATCTCCATCTTCGATCTTGCCGATGCCGCGTTTGCACCCGCCATCGATCCGGTGCGAACGCTGGTGCTTGGGGCAACCGGACGGGTGACAAAAGCCGTATTTGTCGACGGGCGTCTTTCGATGCGAGATGGCCAGGTCGCCGGGATCGATATGGAGGCGGCACGCGCGTCCGCGCAATCTCAGTTTGATAGGCTGATCAAGCGGTATCCCGAGCGGACATGGGGCCACCCCCGGTGGAAGAGATCTTTCCCCCGAGCTATCCGCTGTGGCCACGCGGCTGAGACTCTTCAGTCATTGAACGGTGTCGTAGGCACAGGTCTTTCTAACGGTCGACCGTATTGCAAGGATCGGTCGCTCGAAGAATTCCCAGTGTTTTCTTTGACGTGA